The Sporomusaceae bacterium FL31 sequence ACGTGGAGTCTGGTCTCGTAGTTTTGAGTGTGCATATGTACTAATGGATGCTTTTCAGTCTCTTTCTCAGCGTCAAAATCTATTCTTATAGGGCTACGCATTATTACCTTATCCATCCACTTAGGATCGGTCATAAAATCCTCATATTGATTTTGTGGTGTAAAAACATCTGTGAGACTAGTATCATTAATATAAGGAGCTGGCCACCATAAATGACTATGATTAATCAGATTTTGTCCGTTAAAACTTAGTGAAGACCGAATGATAGAGCCATCAAACAATAAAGCAGAGGGACGTTCATTTTGCTTCACATCTCTCATGTAGTGAGAAGCAATAAGAACGTCCCCTGGCTTCTTATTACAAGTATCTCTGTGTTTTGCTAATACATTCTGTCCCTCTGTCCCTGTTAAATATCTGCATCTGTTGCAAAAGCCTCCGCACCTATTGGTGAAATTGTGACAAAAAGGCGCAAGACATCTTCGCGGCTGTTTATAACCTGCAGGCTTTCCTGCCCATCAACCTGCATTAACTCGCCCACCTGCAACGAGGTTTCATTGCCATCTGTGACAACCTTGGCATTACCCTCTAGGACCTGCAGGAGAAGAGTGGATTCTAGATGTGTGTGTCCTGGCAGTATTGCCCCTTTTGCAATGTTCAGTATAAAGGCAATTACATTATCACTTTTGAAAATCATTCGCTTGGCGATTTTTTTCTGAGGCTCATGGAAATAATCATTGAAAATAAACTTGTTCATAGATAAATCCTCCTTTAATTTTAGATTTTAATATACCCTAATTGAGGCATATATAACTAATCTCTTTTCTGCAAAATGTTCGAATATCTTATAAGGAAACAACCATCAGGATGCCAAAGGATGATATCGAGCTTTGGTGCTACCTTTATTCCAGACACCACCTGATTTCAAAGGCAGGCGTTTCTTTTTTGCCGTTTATATTCTATTCAGTCCTTATTCCTATGAACCTTTTTCAATGGTTTATCATAGGTCCATAAATGAAATCAGAAATAATATTGACATAAAGAACGTCCATACTATCCTAACGATCTCGAATTACTAAAGTAATGAAAATCCATAAAGTTAGCTATCTGTTTTAATGGCTTCTTCAAATACTTTACGTACAATATCTTTTGTAGTGCCACCTTCAAAAATTTTACGCTTTTCTACATAATAAGTTGGAACATAATAATAGTCGTATTGCTTTGCAATTGCAGGAGCCTTCTCTTCGTCAATGATTTCCACTTTAATATCGTTATATTTCGGATTCTCTTGCTTTACTTCATCAATCCAATCAATTGCTCTTTTACAATGTGGGCACCAATCTGTTATAAGTACAGTAACACTTTTCATAAGTCTACCACCTTTCTTTTAATTGCATCATTACCTTCTAACTGTGTGTCGCGGGGACAGTTCCTGTGACACAGGTAAATTTCCCCTTAGCTTAGTATTCCTTTTAGATAAACGCCCACATACTTAATTACTTATTATTTCATGACCATCATTGTGTAGTGCAATTATTGCATATTCTAAGTCTTTTTCTTTTACTAAAATATAATCGGTATTATAGGTGGAGACTGCAAAGATACCTAATCCAGCATTAGCAAGAGCTGCCGTAATTTTAGCTAATATTCCTACTAGCCCAAAATCCAATGTTCCTTGAACCTTAAAAGCCCTCCAACCCCGCTCACATAAAACATCTTTAGGTATATTATCTTCTGAACAAACTATCGAAAGTTCTTCTGGCGTTTTAGTAATGGAGAAAAATTCCCCTTTACATGTCCAAATTGGAACTGCCGACTGCGCATCTAATTTACAAACACCTATTTTATTAGGCAAAATCTCAAGTGTTAATTTCATTGAGTTCAGCTCCCATAGTTTTATCAATCCACCTTCCAAACACTCTAAATAAGCATTTCTTAATGGTTATTTAGCTTAGGAAACGTCCCCTCGCTTCCCTGATATTAATAAAATAGACAGCTTGACTAATTGATGGCTTCCGTCCTTGTTCATAATGTGCAATACCTTCAAGCATTTCTTTATATGGAGTTCTCCCTAAACGGTCATACAATAACCTAACATTGTATTCTTGAGCAATTTGTACTGTGTTACCCTTTTCATCAATATCTTCATCTGCTTTATACAAAACCTTTTCTGCCAGAACATGATTTTCAAGCAACTGATATATATAGTTTTGTGTTGTATTCCCAAACAGGGGGTCGATTACCATATCCCAATCCTGAATGTAAATATATATATAATCTTTCGCGTCAAATAAATCTTCAAATAACGTAATCACCCTTGTTATTACTTGATTGATTCTCTCATCAGAACCGTTTTTAGAAGGTTCACCCAATTCATATCTAATGTTAATGTCATTCTGTAAATTAGGAAAGTTTTCATCTATATATTCAAGCAATTTATTTATCATTTACATCCTCCATCGTAGAATAAACTTCTACGAATTGGCTCCGCTGCTTTCTTTAGTTGGCTTATGTATGCAATTTGGCAATAATTCGCTTAGCAATCAATAAGCAGTCTTTTTCACTCCGTTTAAACATATCGTCAAAACACCGTACAAAAATTTGATAGATTCCTCTTCTAGTTCTTGTGTACTATTTATCTCCTGAAGTAGGTTTACGATTTTAAGAATTTCTAACTTATACTCATCTCTTGGAGCATGGGGTAATAGATTTACGGGGTCCCATCATTTATCACTTCTCCACAATGTTGTATGTATTCATACGCTCTCCTTCCATTTTAACTATTACTTTAAACTCCTCGGCATAAGGTTTAAAGGCTACTAAAAATTTCTTTATATTTGCAGACGTATCTTTTTATCGAACCGTAAATTTGCCTTTTTGCCAGATAATATTCGTCAGTAAGTACATCTATTTCTCTGATTATTTTCTCATTTAATAGACTATCACTATTTCGTAAATTGACCAAAAAAGAACAACTATCTTCTTCGGAGATGTGACCGTTCAATAGTTCCATATAGCAAAGACCAAAGAGAGCATTCACAGCATATCCCATACGTTGCTCGCCCTCCAACTCTTTTAGTTTCGATGAAATTTCGACGCTTTTCTTTTTATGTAAAAGCGAAACCTCAATTAAAGTATAATCGGGTTCTCGGTTTTGGTCGATATAATCATCGATCCAGCGAATAACTTCATCTTTACTAAAGAATCCGCAATTTAAACCAAGGCGATAAACTTCAGCAAGTTCTTTTATTGTAAGCATTTCTTATCCCCCATCGCTTGAATGGATTAATGCATTGATAAGTTATCTTCAGATGGCTCAAAAACTTCCGTGTGAAAAAGCAGACCTTTTCTTTTTTGTTTTTCCCATCGATAAACTGCTGTATCTTCACTATTACATATCGGGCATGGCCTTAACCATCCCGTACGGTTACTTATAACGATATTGCTTTTTGTTATTACTTTCTTTAAATTTCCTCTGTACTCTTGCACTTCAGGAATGTCTAACTGAAATGTCTTTTCAGTGTAGTAGATTAGATTACTAGAAATCATAGCCTGAGTAATGCCATTCCGCACTAAAACATGAGCGACATAGCTTTCTAGTTCATTAACAGACAATTCCGCATAACCACAGGACAGACATCTCCACCCCTGTAGTTTGTAACTATATCTCCCCATACCCTTAACAATTTCTTCTAAAGTAATTTCTTTCTGGTCGTTTAAAGAAACAGCGAAAGTGTAACATAGCGAACATAGATCTAATAGTAAAGAATTTACCCATGGTTCCTGTGATTTCGTAATACTATGCTTATTCTCAGTACAGATAATTAAATCATTTAATGATCCCATTCCACCGTAAGCCGAAAGATGATGCCGGACTGACTTTTCAATTTCCCATTTAGCTAAGTCCGTAGCTATCCATTTTGACCAAGAACTTACTCCTGATTGCTCCAAAACAAATTTCAAGGCAAGTAATGAGTCACGATATAGCAGTTCAATATCTGTTCTATCTAAATACATTCTGAATTACCTCCGAAGAATCTACACTACACTACAATTAAGTAAATAAGTATATTTATCCTGCAAATACAAAAACCAGCACTTTAAGTGCTGATTTTTATTGTAGTTTCAATTCAATATTGTCATGACTTTGAATTATCTTGATGATTACCTCAAATAATGTTTCGCCCTTTTTCTGTTTTGCATCTTCTAAAGAATAACTTACATTGTTCGCATTTGTCGGGTGACATCTCGTTAACATTCTTTCGTAATGTTTAATAGTTGCATCATATCCGAAATCATCTCTACTTTTTTTTGCGTTTTCCCATATAATAACGATTGGTTCTCCATATTCGTGAACGCCAAACCCTCCGCGCAACAAGTCATTTAAAGCATCTAAATTATGTCCAGTTTTC is a genomic window containing:
- a CDS encoding amino acid-binding protein, giving the protein MKLTLEILPNKIGVCKLDAQSAVPIWTCKGEFFSITKTPEELSIVCSEDNIPKDVLCERGWRAFKVQGTLDFGLVGILAKITAALANAGLGIFAVSTYNTDYILVKEKDLEYAIIALHNDGHEIISN